A genomic region of Nostoc sp. UHCC 0702 contains the following coding sequences:
- the treY gene encoding malto-oligosyltrehalose synthase, translated as MRIPTTTYRIQFTPEFGFENAKAIAAYLADLGISDLYASPIFKARSSSTHGYDVVDAAQLNPELGTTEEFEALISELQSLGMGWLQDIVPNHMAYSSENHYLMDVLEHGPDSGYTDYFDLGWNAPFADRQERILAPLLGDFYGVSLEKGDIQLQYTQTGLTVNYYSLKLPLRLESYTKFLSYNLGKITRKLGRNHPDFIKLLGILYILKNVPLEVVDKQRQDQIAFIKGLIWELYTTNDDIHEFIEDNLKIFNGDVGNSDSFNLLDELLKDQFYRLAFWKVGAEEMNYRRFFTVNELISVKVEDSRVFNNTHSLIKKLVAEGKFTGLRIDHIDGLYNPLEYLQRLREKMGDVYITVEKILELTEELPENWDIQGTSGYDFLNYVNGVFCQSDTQLWFDNIYHGFINLRVSYASLVKEKKHLILEKNLAGDIDNLAILLKNISNKYRYANDFTLNGLKRAIAEVLTVFPVYRTYITPDEISASDRATIIEVIRQAREQVPLLQNELTFIEKLMLLEFDDSLTQTEREQWIYFVLRMQQYSGPLMAKGVEDTTLYVYNRLLSLNEVGGNPSHFGISTAQFHTFNQKHQANWPHTMNATATHDTKRGEDVRARLNVLSEIPQQWEEQVNIWSYLNQDRRSDRHGFAIPDRNDEYFLYQTLVGAFPFEEHEQSSFVERVKDYMIKAIREAKVHTAWLRPDSEYEQACVSFIEKVLDSSISGQFLEAFGPFQQRIAYYGIFNSLSQTLLKATAPGVPDFYQGTELWDLSLVDPDNRRPVDFELRRGYLSNIREQIKTDILALIQELLTHKTDGRIKLFLTAQLLKARNNYLALFTEGDYLPLEIQGSHANHIIAFARRQGNQTAIAIAPRFFTSLIQPGENPLGNDVWQDTHLQLPPNTSSAWKNVLTEQTLQVTGTLPIGQVLAHFPVALLIS; from the coding sequence ATGCGAATTCCAACCACAACTTATCGAATTCAATTCACACCTGAATTTGGCTTTGAAAATGCAAAAGCGATCGCGGCTTATTTGGCAGATTTAGGGATTTCTGATTTGTATGCTTCTCCTATTTTTAAAGCTCGTTCTAGTAGTACTCATGGCTATGATGTAGTTGATGCTGCTCAACTCAATCCAGAATTAGGAACTACCGAGGAGTTTGAAGCATTAATCAGTGAACTCCAATCCCTTGGTATGGGCTGGTTGCAAGATATTGTACCCAATCACATGGCTTATAGTAGCGAAAATCACTACTTAATGGATGTGTTGGAACATGGCCCAGATTCGGGTTATACTGACTACTTTGATTTAGGTTGGAATGCCCCGTTTGCCGATCGCCAAGAAAGAATTCTCGCACCGTTGTTGGGCGATTTCTACGGTGTATCCCTGGAAAAGGGAGACATTCAACTGCAATATACACAAACTGGGTTAACTGTCAACTATTACAGTTTAAAATTGCCGTTGCGGCTAGAGTCCTACACCAAATTTCTCAGCTACAATCTGGGCAAAATTACGCGCAAGCTAGGACGCAATCATCCTGATTTTATTAAGTTATTGGGGATTCTTTACATTCTCAAAAATGTGCCTTTGGAGGTTGTTGACAAACAGCGACAAGACCAAATCGCATTTATTAAAGGTTTAATTTGGGAACTTTATACCACAAACGATGATATCCACGAATTTATTGAGGATAATCTGAAAATCTTTAATGGAGATGTGGGAAATTCAGACAGTTTTAATTTGTTAGATGAATTATTAAAAGACCAATTTTACCGTCTCGCCTTTTGGAAGGTTGGGGCGGAAGAAATGAACTATCGCCGTTTCTTTACTGTCAACGAACTCATTTCTGTAAAGGTTGAGGATTCGCGGGTATTTAATAATACCCATTCTTTGATTAAAAAGTTAGTTGCAGAAGGTAAATTTACAGGTTTACGCATTGACCATATCGACGGTCTTTATAATCCCCTGGAATATTTGCAACGGCTGCGGGAAAAGATGGGAGATGTTTACATCACCGTTGAAAAAATCTTGGAACTTACCGAAGAATTGCCGGAAAACTGGGATATTCAAGGCACATCTGGGTATGATTTTTTAAATTATGTCAATGGTGTATTTTGTCAATCTGATACTCAATTGTGGTTTGATAATATTTATCATGGATTTATCAATTTACGAGTAAGCTATGCATCCTTAGTAAAGGAGAAAAAACACTTAATTCTGGAGAAAAATTTAGCAGGTGACATTGATAATCTAGCCATTTTGTTGAAGAATATTTCTAACAAATATCGCTATGCCAATGACTTTACTTTGAATGGATTGAAACGAGCGATCGCGGAAGTTTTAACAGTATTTCCTGTTTATCGCACCTACATCACCCCTGATGAAATTTCAGCAAGCGATCGCGCCACTATTATTGAAGTCATTCGCCAAGCTAGAGAACAAGTACCTTTGTTGCAAAATGAATTGACTTTTATTGAAAAGTTGATGCTGTTGGAGTTTGATGACTCTCTGACACAGACAGAACGTGAACAATGGATCTACTTTGTTTTAAGAATGCAGCAATACAGCGGCCCATTAATGGCCAAAGGTGTAGAAGACACGACGCTATATGTTTACAACCGCTTGCTGTCGCTGAATGAAGTGGGGGGTAATCCTAGTCATTTTGGCATTTCCACAGCCCAATTCCATACTTTTAACCAGAAGCACCAAGCAAACTGGCCCCACACCATGAACGCCACAGCCACCCACGATACCAAGCGCGGCGAAGATGTGCGTGCAAGGTTGAATGTGTTGTCAGAAATACCACAGCAGTGGGAGGAACAAGTCAATATTTGGAGTTATCTTAATCAAGATCGTCGCAGCGATCGCCACGGTTTTGCGATACCAGACCGCAACGATGAGTATTTTCTCTATCAAACGCTGGTGGGGGCGTTTCCCTTTGAGGAACACGAACAATCATCTTTTGTAGAAAGAGTTAAGGACTACATGATTAAAGCGATTCGGGAAGCGAAAGTACATACAGCCTGGTTGCGTCCTGATAGCGAATACGAACAAGCATGTGTCTCCTTTATTGAAAAAGTGCTAGATTCATCTATATCGGGTCAATTTCTAGAAGCCTTTGGCCCCTTTCAACAGCGAATTGCCTACTATGGTATATTCAATTCCCTTTCTCAAACTTTACTCAAGGCTACCGCACCAGGCGTACCAGACTTTTACCAAGGAACGGAACTTTGGGATTTGAGTTTAGTCGATCCAGATAACCGTCGTCCTGTGGATTTTGAACTGCGACGTGGTTACTTGAGTAACATCCGAGAACAAATCAAAACAGACATTCTCGCACTGATTCAGGAATTACTCACTCATAAAACTGATGGCAGAATCAAACTGTTTTTAACAGCACAACTACTCAAAGCTAGAAACAACTATCTTGCATTATTCACTGAAGGTGACTATTTGCCCTTAGAAATTCAGGGAAGCCACGCCAATCATATTATCGCCTTTGCCCGGCGACAAGGAAATCAAACAGCGATCGCCATCGCGCCTCGCTTTTTCACAAGTCTGATTCAGCCAGGAGAAAACCCCTTGGGCAATGATGTATGGCAAGATACACACCTGCAATTACCCCCCAACACTTCCTCAGCTTGGAAAAATGTTCTCACCGAACAAACCTTACAAGTTACAGGAACTTTACCCATCGGCCAAGTCCTCGCCCATTTCCCCGTCGCCCTATTAATTAGTTAG